One Peromyscus leucopus breed LL Stock chromosome 20, UCI_PerLeu_2.1, whole genome shotgun sequence genomic window, AAAATTCGCCCCATCCATAGCAGTGCGTAAACCAGGTGCTGGAGTGCTCATCCACAATCGCATCCTTCAGCAGTGGAGGCCCGAGgagcagaagctcaaggtcattcttggaagtttaaggccaacttagaacctgtctaaaacaaaacactgctgtttctgttgctgtctgGAGTTCCAAAGAGTCATTAAGGAGAATTTGACTTGGGAGTAGGGAAGAATTTCTAACAATTTCTGAACACATTCCTGTCATTATTATACTTTTGATTTATGCAAAGCAGGCATTCTCAGCCTTGtgaattataaaaatcaaaatacaggacaggcatggtggtgcacacctttaatcccaggactcgggaggcagaggcaggcagatctctgtgagtttgagaccaacttggtctacaaagagagttccaggacagccagggctgttatacagagaaaccccatcttgaaaaaaaaaaatcaaaatatccatCAAGTCTAAAAAATACTGAATGCTTTACATTCTATAGCATTGAGTAAACAGCTAAGATTtagttctttatgtaaaaataaagtcatccatctcattagtatgcaaatttgttGTCTTTAACAAATGGTAGAATTTTATGTGTACCAAAgaattggttttttttaatttattttctatgtatgagtgctctgtctggaAAGacatgtgcaggccagaagagggcatcagatcccattacagatagttgtgagccaccatgtggctgctgggaattgaactcaggacctctggaagagcagccaatgcccttaaccactgagccatctcatcagctccccccccccacaaagagttgctttaaaatttctttttcttgtcttttcttttcttcccccccttccccccggagctgaggaccaaacccagggccttgtgcttgctaggcaagcgctctaccactgagctaaatccccaaccctaaaatttctttttcaaattaatgttatttattttttgtggttctggggattgaactcgtgGCCTTAATACATGCTTGTTGAGTGCTCTGCCACTGCACTATACCCCCAGGTAAAATGAATCTCCCTGAATTATTTATCAGTAAGTACTGGGTTTATATACTTACATTATATACCTGTACACATGAGGTTGAATACACGTTTCCTGCCTACAGGGGCTGCAGATGACAAAATCCTAAACAGCTTGCTCGGAGCCAGCCAACactggaggggaaggagagaggcagcccGGAACGTGGAAAGCAGAGATGGACGAGACTCAGGTCCTGctctgaaaggagggaggagggaggattcTAGATCTTTAGGCTGGAAGAAATCGCATGAGGGCATCTAATCTCTAACTGAAAAGACAGCTGAGACCTAggagtcttcctcctcctcctcctcctcctcctcctcctcgagacagggtttgtgttgccctggctctcttggaactcactctgcagaccaggctggcctcgaactcacagagatccacctgtctctgcctcccgagtgctgggattaaagacgtgtgccaccactgcccagcctagcaGACAGGGGTCTTATAGTGAGAGTGGTCAGGCAAGGAGACCACAGGGCCCCTGACTCCAGCTCAGGATGCTGGACCCCCAGGAGGTAACGTAATGGAGCAGAGGTTGGCTCTACAGAGCTTGCTCCCCAGGCTGTCCAGGCAGATTTTGTGTCTTCCCCCAgccacttctttctttcctcggGGCCTCAAAACACGTAGGGAGGGGGGAGAACTCAGACAGTGCCCCTCCCCCCTTCCACTGTGATTTCTTGCAGGTTGCCCTGGTAACCAGAGCATAGCCAGCTTTGGAAACCTAAAGCTTGAAGGGGAGAGAACGGATGAGAGGGGAGGATCCCAGGCCCACATAGTCACCATTTAGTCACTCTACAGAAACATACTCTGTGGTTCTTGCCAGGTCCTGGGGCCCGGAGAAGAGTAAGAGGCAGGTCCTTCAGAACTGTGCTGTCCGGTACAGTAGACACACATTCAAACGAAATCAAATGAAACCGCCAGGTCCTTGGTCATCAGAGAATCATGACGAGTACTCAGGAGCCACCTGTGGCTAGTGGCCATTTTATTGGGCAGTGGCGATATAGAACATTTCCATTATCACAGAAAGTTCTATTGGCCAAGCCAGAAGGTCATTCGCCAAGGAGCGTAGTACATAGGACCCACAGTGTTGTGGGGTACAGTGTCCTCATTGGCAAAAAGCAAGCGACAAGGTGATGATTAGGAGACATGCCCGGAGAATGTTTAGCTTAGCTCCTGGGTCAGAGTGAGTGTCTGGGGGATGTCCCTGTCACGTACTCTGTGGCTAATACTGTGAGGAATCTGCTTACATATCTGTCTTCCTGAGCAGACTCTGAGTTCCCTGAGCCTGGCTCAGTGCCTGGCACAAAGTAAGTAACTAGCCAGTGGTGGCTCTTCCCACCACGGTCCCTTATTACACCATTGTGTGACAAAGCCAGCCTGGTGCTGGGGCACACAGGAAAGGGTACCTATTCCAGTCCAGTGGCCAGGGGCTGCTGAGAATCTGCCTCACCAGAGCCAGCTTGGGTGGATTTGTGGATTTCTTTGAGGTCTGGGCCAGGGCCAGCCTGAGTCTTAGTCTAGGATCTGTCTGGAGCAAATGGGATCTCAGAGAATGGTTTTGAAGGGTATAGATGCATACTCAAAAATTGCAACTTGAGGCAAGAACTCAGGGGCATGGGCACAGGTAGCTCCAGGGTCACCAGACTTCTGGAAGGGGGGTgcagagggagggcagagggaagtTGCGTGGGGCAAACAATGGCATCATCATTGGAGTAACCCTGTTCTCTCTTACTGGCGATACCTCTCAAGGGGCCAGTCAAGGGTTAGGTGGAACACCAGGGCATCCCCCTCCCTGCGTGGCCCTGTGTTCAGGGCAGCTCAGCTGGCTGACTCCCATAACTCTGTAGGATTCCAGAGACTCAGAGCAGCCATTCACTGCCACCCACTCTCCAGCCAGATCTTCCCTGCCCAGAGCCCAGCCCAGCCGCTGGGGATGTCGCTAGAGGGGACAAGTCAGGAGAGAGGTGACAGGCCCCTCAGCTTGTGGACTGTGACTGGGAGGTTGAATGAaagcccctctccctccccagaggacccagggaaaAGAGGTCTCTGAGCCAGGCCACATGGCTGGCCTCTGGGTGCAGAGGAGGGGGCGGGGTCTGCAATTGGTCCAGCTTCTCTGACTGAAAAGCTACCGGCCACTTTCCTgccccttttctgtcttctgatcaaggtaggtgtagtgtgtgtgtgtgtgtgtgtgtgtgtgtgtgtgtgtgtgtgtgagagagagagaggggggggggcatgtgtgcACCTGCCCATTGGCAAGGACAGGACCAAGGTGTTCATGGCACATGGGGCTCAGTGAGGAGGTAGGGATCTGGTGGCATAAGAACAAGGCGACCtcagaagtttctgtccttggGCTTGTGGCTAAGTGCAGTGTGAACATGGTGCACCCAAGTGCGTGTGGTGTGAACAGTGGACAAGAAGAGGTCAGGAGCTGCAAGGATGTGCCagatggagaaggagccaaggcTGGACCGTCTGGATACAAATGCATGGCTAGAGATGAGGGCTGAGGTTGTCCCTTAAGGTGCAGTGAGGATGCCTGGGCTTCCTGcctttcctgtctcctgttcCAAACCTCAGAGAGATGGCTAGGACGTCATTCTCCTCTGCCAGCTCCTTACACTCAGATGATTCTCCCCACCAGCATTGGCTTGGTTCCTCAAGCAGCCTGTCTGCCTATGGTGTTAAAAGTAACGGAAATAACTTTGCCCCAGAGGCTGAGTTTTGTGCTGCTCAGAGAGGCCACCAGCCAGCCCCTGGGGAACCCTGGAGACCTCCTTGGGGAATGTGGTTCATCCATCCAGACTACCTGGCAGCACTGGAGCATCAACCTGGgtaccctcttctctctcatctccttgCCCGCAGCAGCCTTCTCCAATCCCATCCCTGGCCCATCTCACAGCCACAGAGCCCTTTCGTCACACCCCACAGACCGCCTACTCTCAATCCCATTTCCAACAATGCCTCTTTCAGCCTGCCTTCGAATGGCTGTTCCTAACCACAGATGGGCCCAGGTTAACTTGCAGAACCTGAACCACTTTGCAGCCTGGTCTGGCCCCTGCTAACTTTCAGCCTTATCTCCACCGCGTCAGGCACAGCCTGGGAGCCCTGTGTTGGATTTTCAAAAGGAGGCTTTATTTTCTCACTTTTGGGCTATACTTAGGAGTTGCCCAATGCACCCAAACTGACTCAGGCTTCCCCCAGATATCTCCCCACCACGAGCCCAGCTCAGAGGTTCTTTCCTGGTTGGAGCAGAATCCTCTGATTCAGACTCTGCTCTGAGGCCATTTGGCCATTCCAAGGCCTCTGACCCAGACACCTGGATTCTTGTTTTGGCCGCTGTGGGTGGCTTCTGGAAGAGAGACCGACTGTCCTTCTCCAGAGTCCCTGCATAGGTATGCAACCTCCACAGAGCTGTCCGGGGAGAGCAGTCACACTCAGacccaagaaaagaaagagctgaACCCCATCCTGGGTTCTTTCACGTCAGGGGCAAGTTGCTCATCAGCAGGGCCTCTATTGGGCTGCTGCAGGGGCAGGTGTATAAGGCGTGTGTCAGTCTCTAACAGCTGGAAGCCGTTGGGCTGTAGGAAACACACACTCTACTAAGGACTCAACAAGTCTCCAAATGAGGTCCCTTCAGGCTGGCAGTGCCATCTGCTGGTTGGGACGGGGAGAGTTGAGACCTCATCCTTGTTTGCTCTCCTTTCTTGTGATGGCCTCAGGGAAAGCCGAACAGCCTGGATGGACCACGATTTTGCACCACCTCCTCCAGAGATGCAGCCGCGCAGAGCTTCAGGCTCCAGAACTTCTTTCTCTCGAAGCCACATGCTGGGGCGCCATACCCACCAAAAGCTCACTGGAGACGTGTCCCCTCTCATCCCTGCCATCAAGAAGACCGTCCATTTGGATGCCTTCCCCCAAAGCAGTGTCCTACAGACTGCCAGCCAGCCAAGCTTTAGATCCAGGGCCTGGAGTATGTCCCAACGGGGCACCCTAGGGCCCCTAAACTCCCTGCCTCCCAATAGTTTTATGCCCAGGAAACTCAGCTCCATTTCCTTAACGATTCGCCAGAACGTCCCCACACGGCCCCTGGATGCCCCACTTTCTCATTGGGAAGAGTTGCCCAATTTGGGCAAGGAGGCTGTCACCCAAGGAGAAGGGAGGCTGTTCACTTCAAGATCACCACCCATGGCCCAAATGTCAGAGGTCAGGACCTCCTCTGAAGGCCATGGGAACCCAGATCTTACCAAATCCAACAGGACACCCTCAGGGGATAAGCCACTGGTGTCTTCATGTCTGGCTTTACCTTTCCAATCTCAGTTTACTCAGAGTTCAGGCCCTGTGGGTCAAGCCCAAACCAGAACCTCTCCAGGAAGAGGCAAATCCAAGCCCAGGAGTATTCCCAGATCCCGAGCGTATCTCCAAAGGGTTGCTACTCCTACAAACTTGTCTGCTGTGGGCACAAAACTAGATATAGCCAGAAATTTAGGCACCATGGCCATCAACAGACCTGAGCTGGCTATCAATATGTCCACACCAAACCCGTCTAGAATGGTCAGAGACACTGAGCTTCCTATTTTGGGTGCCAAGATGGGCATGACCATTGACTTACCTATAGCATCCAAGGCAGGAAAGGCCACAGATTCGGTGATAACAGGCCCAGCCAAACTAGGCACAGCCATGAATTTAGTTGGAGCAGAGAcaaccaagccaagccaagtTCTGAAGCTGGTGACTGCAGACTCCGACAAGCTGGAAAATGTCATGGTGGGGGGGACGACAACGGCGGCggtgacggcggcggcggcggcggcggcggcgggctcGACCATGGCTTTGGAAATACCAGATCAGGTTGATTTGGGCATGACCAGGATGGACACAGCCACGGCTTTGGCTGGAGCCGATCTAGCCGAGCTGGATACAACTACAGATTCTTCTGTGTTGGACACAAGCGGACAGGGTATAGCCATGGATTCAGTTGTGCTGGTCTATCCACTGCCAGCCGCGGGTGAGACCAGTCACCTGACCATCTCAGACGCCGCAAGCTGTTTTCTAATGCCAAGCAGAAGCACAGGCCCAGGCCAGGACCATGCCACTGTGGATGCTGCCACAGACAGCGCCACCAAACCTACCTCGCTGAAGCTGGCCAGAGAACCCAGAGGTAAGAACTTGGTGAAGTACCATGGCTGGGGGAGCAGGGACCTTGTCTCGATAGGTTGAGGAAGAGAGCAGGGACTCTAGGGTCAGAATCGAATGGGTGGCAGAAAAGGAGACAAGGGTTGAGGGTCTGAAGAGGATTGTGTCCCCTGAGCTAAGCTCCTGGAGGTCAGGCTGAGGGAAGCTACCAGAAGGAAGGTTTACAGCGTAAGCTGTGGAGAAGCAGTTACGCTGAGCCCTCTCTTGACCATGACCTATGCTTGTTTCTTAGTTCTCTGAAAAGGCAGCATAATTGGGTGAGCACAGCCTGAAGGGaagtctgagttcgaggccagcctgggctacagagcgagctccaggacagccagggctacacagagaaaccctgtctcaaaaaaccaaagacaaaaccGAACGAACACCAAGTCTAACGTCGCCAAACACAGACAAGCTCTTCAGTCTGCTGTAGCTTCTCTGTCAGCAGTCTGACATCCCAGAGTTTCTGTGGGTGGGAGATAATGACCCAGGGAGCCCTCAATCACTTCACAAATAGCTTTGTAGGAGATCTGCGATTTAAAAGGTCCATCGTTGATTGGGAGATAAAGGCAGGGGAtaagtagttcaaggccagtcttacCTGGAAGTCTTTCTTGGTTACAGTTCTTTAAagttgaaggtgtgtgtgtgtgtgtgtgtgtgtgtgtgtgtgtgtgcatcctacACACAGATCTATAAACAGGTCAGCACAAGGGCTAGAAATACCATGAATGTCTCGGAGAGGTTTGTGGCATACCGAAGTCACACCAGAGTTAAGTAAGTGGTGGCAGAACATCGATTGGAAACCAGACCTGGCCAACTTGGAGCAATCTCCTTCTCAACATTCCCAAAGCTCAGGTTCTGGGTCAGGACGAAGGCTTGGAAAGTACCCAGTCCAGCGCTTGAACTGGGTCCTGGGCTTGACAAAGCCTTTCTGGTCCCACTAGGCGCACAGCCGAGTCCTCAGTCTTTGCTCTCTGACCCTGGCTCTCCATCTTCAGCTCGGCTCTCTTCTGAAATACAGACAGCTACATCTGCTGGACTCCTCCGTCTGCGTGTCTCCGGGACATGTCTAGAGGCAGGGAGACCCTTTCTTCTagaacagtggtcctcaacccCCATAGGGGTTgcttatcagatatcctgcatatcagatatttacttgattcataacagtagtaaaattacagttatgaagtagcaacgaaataattttatggttgagggtcatcatgacatgagggactgtattaaagggttgcagcattaggaaggttgagaaccactgttctagaaacagctgccctcctcccccatctccctctctcagctGCAGGCACCACCCACCTTTGATCCAGTGATTAGATCCCCAGGTAACCTGCCTTCCTCAATTTCTGTCTCCATCCTATTCTGTCTTTTCTCAATCTGATTTATGTGGCTCCTCTGTACTTGACCATGTGGCtgtcaacactttttttttttcttttgagacaatgtatctatgtagccctggctgtcctggaactaactagtagaccaggctgacctgaagcatacagagatccagctggctctgcccctgcctcctgagtgcggggattaaagacgtgtgccaccacaccccgcAGCTGTCACAGCTTTGTACCCTCCTGCTTCTCCCGTCCTCACAAAGCTGCCACAGAGACTCAGCCATTTGGTGGCCGAGTTTTAAAGTCTCACTGTTACCACCTCTAAAGCTCGCTGCTCAGCCTGCCTCTCCACTCTCTTAGCTGGGGGCAGTCTTTGTCCGTTatctttcctgcctcagcccaggTCAGCGTTCGGAGTTATCCACTGCACTGCTCTGTCTCCTCTGGGCTTCGCAGGCCCCGTTGCCTTTCCCCGGAGAATgcccttttattcctttttctcatCACCATTTGCTTTTTCACGTTGGCCCTCACCTGCTCCAAATCTTTCATTATCTCCGTGGGTGCCTGTTTGCTAGCACTCCATAGCACCTGAGTGAACCAGCTTTCGGATTTCTGTTAGACCCTAAACCTTTAAGGTCAAGGTTTGGTCATCCTCAGCCCTGTGCTCCCAGGGTCGACCAAAAGCCATTCGTCAACGCATCCAAGACTTTTCGGGTGGGTAAAGGAGGCTTAGGGAAGTTCCCGAGTAGTTCAAGGTTATAGGGTTCAGGAtccaggctgggagctgggcctGGAACCCGGTTCTCTGATTCGGAGCTCTGTCTGTCAGCAACCGCGCCTGGGCAGAACCGCGGTGAGCCAGCGCAATATTCCAATCACCGCGTGACTCACGCACGCGCACGGTCACCGGCAGCTGCCACCGATCTCCGGCGCCCCAGACCTGGTAGGGAGCTGGGGACAGATTCTAGGGAGAGAGACAGGTATTGCGATGCAGGCACCTTCCCCGGCGGGGCAACGCGAGCTCCCGTACCTGCTCCTGCGTGCTGGCGCGGGAGCCGCGGGAAGGGGAGGGGCCCTCGGCGGGGCCGGCAAGCGCGCGGGTCACGTGGTGCCGGTGGCAGCGGCAGCCTCGGTGCGCGCGGGCAGGGGCGGCTCGAGCGGAGGCGAGGTCCCGGGCGGGCGCGGGGCGCAGGGGCGGCGCGGCCGGGTGGCGGGTCGGCCGGGTAGGCGGACGGCGCCGAGGGGCGAGGCCCGGCTGCAGGGGCCGCTTGGCCCAGAGGGAGCCCGCGCCCGGCTCAGCCTTGCAGCCCCGCGCCCTGAGCATCTCCCGGAGGACCCGAGACAAAGGAGGATTCATGTCCAAAGGTAGGGCTGTCGCTTGGGCGCCTGGCACCGGCCGGGAGGAGGCTACGGCCCCAAGCGCTACCAAAGGGAGGGTTTGCTGTGCCGAAGACCCCACGTGCAGTGACATGTGCATGGACACACGCACACCaggtggcacacacttggaaGCATAGTCTCGGGAAAAGGCATACACAGGAGCTTGGGGAGGTATGGAGGAGACCCAGATGCTTAGGGAAAGCCCCCGCTGGAGCACACCAGGatacgcacacacatgcacagcatgtACTCCAAGCATGGGTACCAGACCACCTACAACCAGTAAGAGACCGGTATGCTGACAGTCCGTCCCCTTCCCCCACATAGAGACCAAGCGCAGAGACAAGCACCAGCTGGTGGTCTCCAAGGGAACTCATTGGCTTCCTGACtagaatggggggaggggggtgtcccAGGGCCCTTTGCTTCTTTTAATGGGGAAGgacttgtttccttttttttttttttttttttttttttttttttttttttgggctgCCCGAGGCTGGAGCTGGGATGAACTAGAATTGGCTCTGTctgcggtgggggtggggttttTAAAGCTGCTGGTTACCACGGGGCCGGGGGAGACCCCCTCAGCTTGGGAAGGAAGAGATAGCCTAGCATTAAGCTCAGCAGGCAGGTATCATTCTAGAAAGGTCCCCTTCTTCTATTGCTACCTTTCCAACAGAGGGGTGGGGTCTCTGGACCAGACAAAGACAAAgccattcattttcctgtagGAGAAAGCATGACATCCTTGCTTGCCTTAGGGATGGAGTGGGCCGTGCTGTGGGGCCAGAGCTGAGTCAGGTGGACTGTCTCTCTTCCTGGAGCACTGATATGGCAGGTGGTACCTGGCAGGGGGTGCTGCAGACAGATGTAACCCTCTCTAGGAGAGCTGGGAGCTTAGGAAGGGGTCCCAAGGGCCATCTAGGTGCATTCTGCTGTGAGCAGTTATGAATTCTTTCCCCACTCTTGGGAAGCCCCCAGGCCAATCTCGGATgcaggggatggaggaggaggtctCTATAGGTAGGTGTACCTACCTACCTTGACCATGGCTCACACAACAGCTATTTgtaggtggggggtggggtcccGGTGCTCTGGACAGGAAGCAGTGGTGTCTGCAGGGACTCCTGCCTTGTGGGGCTTTCATTCATTCACCATCTGTTCATTCATCGCTGAGTATCTATGATATGCTAGGATGCACTGAGCACAGAGAACGATAAAGCATGGCTCCGACCTCCAAGAGGGCTGGAAAGCAGCATCCATTCAGTGACAGGTCATTTACATTCATGTTTTTGTATGACTTAGTACATGTTTTGTATGACTTAGGAAGGCAGGGACATTCCCCTCTCTTAGGAGTCACCTAGCCAGGACTCATGCCTGTATCAGCTGCCCATCCAAGGATGGCCTGGTGGGACCTAGGCGGGGGGTTCCGGGGAGAAGAGCGTGGAGCCACAGAGGCCAACTCCAGAGCAGCATTTGATCTGGACCCTGGAGGTCCTGGTGTACTTGTTAGGCACCTTCACACACAGTGGGTCCTCAGGGGGCAGTGACCTTGTCTTGGATACAAATATATCCTGGGCATGTAAGGCAGCCCTTGGTTTAGTTAGGCTTCCATGGGCAGCGTCTAGAATGACCTGGAGTGAATGGATATGCTAAGTACTGTAGAACCTGCAGGGCACTGAGGCAGCTCACAGGGGGCGGGATCCATATCAGTTGGGAAGTGACTTAGCTGGGGTCTTGAGGAGGGGTATAAGGTGTTCCAGCAGAGCTTGTGGCACAGTGGCGTCTATGGTATTTGTGGTGCTTGATCAGTGGCGGACGTTAGCCTGTGACTGGCATGTGATTGGCATGCGGTCGGGAGGAGGCCGGCTTGCTAGTAGGTGCCCTGTACCTTCCTCATCGTGGATGCTAACACGGCTCCTTGGGAGAATGAAAGTGAGAGCCGCTCATTGCCTGGGCTTACATCAGGCCAGCCAGAGACTCTAGGAGTTGTTTGGGCATCTGGTCAGCTCCCTCCTTCAATCAGGGTCGGACAGACAGAGCCGAGTGGGCCACGGTGAGGAGACATGCTTTATAAGTATTTGCAGCCTCCGCATATACAAGTCCCTTCGCCTGCCGCCCAGGTGGCTTATGTCCCAACACAGGCTGTGGGTACCAAATGTGCCTGGCAGGGCACGCAGGAAACCAAAAGGGCCGGGCTGTGAGAACAGCAGGAAGGAGAATCGGGGCACTGGCTCCCAGGGCAGATGTGCTAAAGGGGGACATGGACCGTGTGTGGAGTGGAGGAGCGGACTCGGCCTGTTCAGAGTCAGCTGTCACGGGGCTGAGCCAATCCTGCTGCCCTCTGGAGCCCCTTGGGTTGGCAGCAGCTTCCTGGGAAGCAagagggagcagagccaggctctgGGGAGGTGTTGAGGCTTTGTTGGGTTTAACTGTGCCTGAGGGGGGAACACGGGAAAGTTTTCCATCAGGAAAGAAGATCTTGCCAGGACCAGGGGAAGGACCAGGTGGTGGGGGAACAGGAGCAGACTCCTGGCTGGGCttgggaatggggagggagacATGTTCCCACTTCCTCCTGCCCATCTGCTGTTCCATCAACCCTCCTCACAAGGCTGAGACGCAGGGTGGTAACCATGAACCGTAGGGTTTTAAAAACGGCACGGCTCCCGGAGAGCACGGCGGTAAAGAATATGCTTCTGAAATTAGGAACCGGGGCACCTCCGCTTCAGAGATACTTTCATGTGCTCAGGTTCAATCCCCCTCCAGAAAGCTGAACTTGAAAAGGTGAAaggtagctgggcggtggtggtgcacgcctttaatcccagcatttgggaggcagaggcaggcggatctttgtgaatttgaggccagcctggtctactgagttccaggacagtccgGGGCTATGcattgaaaccctgtctgggtggggggagtgggggagacaAAGGCAAGGGCAAGAGAGCAtgggtctgtgaggctggactcTGGGCTTATAAGCATCATAGCTCATGTGATGCTCACCACAGCCTTAGTCATGATCCTACTATTCtacagaggaagaagcaggctcGGAGAAGGGAAGTGGCCTGGGCAAGGACCAGCTGACACATAGCAGAgccgagattttttttttttttttccgagacagggtttctctgtatagttttggtgcctgtcctggatctcgctctgtaggccaggctagccccgaactcatggagattcgcctggctctgcctctggagtgctgggattaaagctgtgcgccgccaagccgccgccgccgccaccaccaccaccaccactgcccggccacgcCGAGATCTTTTTCACTTCACCCCCACACCCATTTTCCAGACAGGGAAATGAAGTTGATCTCTCCTAGAATGTACCTTGCTGGACAGTGACCTGCCACATCTCTCCTGTGTGTGAACATGCCCCTGGTCCACCAAGGGGACCTTTGACCTTCTTGGGGGGGGCTGTTTCCTCAGCCTCCCCCTTCTGTTGCTTACTAGTATGAAAGCGCCATCTTAGGCGAGCAAGAGTCCTGGACCGGGTATCATTCCTTCCTTGCTGGCTCCCCAGGCTCAAAGCTTCTCACCGGAGGTGTTGGGAGACCCTCTGCGGCACACCGGCTTTGAAACTCACCGCACAGAGGGGAGGCTGGGGTTGGAGTCATGCTTGCTCTGCAAAGAAAGGCAGCACTGATTGCTTCCGAAAGACCAAG contains:
- the Septin3 gene encoding neuronal-specific septin-3 isoform X1; protein product: MDHDFAPPPPEMQPRRASGSRTSFSRSHMLGRHTHQKLTGDVSPLIPAIKKTVHLDAFPQSSVLQTASQPSFRSRAWSMSQRGTLGPLNSLPPNSFMPRKLSSISLTIRQNVPTRPLDAPLSHWEELPNLGKEAVTQGEGRLFTSRSPPMAQMSEVRTSSEGHGNPDLTKSNRTPSGDKPLVSSCLALPFQSQFTQSSGPVGQAQTRTSPGRGKSKPRSIPRSRAYLQRVATPTNLSAVGTKLDIARNLGTMAINRPELAINMSTPNPSRMVRDTELPILGAKMGMTIDLPIASKAGKATDSVITGPAKLGTAMNLVGAETTKPSQVLKLVTADSDKLENVMVGGTTTAAVTAAAAAAAAGSTMALEIPDQVDLGMTRMDTATALAGADLAELDTTTDSSVLDTSGQGIAMDSVVLVYPLPAAGETSHLTISDAASCFLMPSRSTGPGQDHATVDAATDSATKPTSLKLAREPRGLPEARTDAAMSELVPEPRPKPAVPMKPVSINSNLLGYIGIDTIIEQMRKKTMKTGFDFNIMVVGQSGLGKSTLVNTLFKSQVSRKASSWNREEKIPKTVEIKAIGHVIEEGGVKMKLTVIDTPGFGDQINNENCWEPIEKYINEQYEKFLKEEVNIARKKRIPDTRVHCCLYFISPTGHSLRPLDLEFMKHLSKVVNIIPVIAKADTMTLEEKSEFKQRVRKELEVNGIEFYPQKEFDEDLEDKTENDKIRQESMPFAVVGSDKEYQVNGKRVLGRKTPWGIIEVENLNHCEFALLRDFVIRTHLQDLKEVTHNIHYETYRAKRLNDNGGLPPGEGLLGTVLPPVPATPCPTAE